A stretch of the Glutamicibacter sp. JL.03c genome encodes the following:
- a CDS encoding GOLPH3/VPS74 family protein, whose amino-acid sequence MLITEKLYLLMANNHPKPEAVMSQARYGMNAAVLSDLMIAGRIAFSEDPDSRIKFIGAGPCPDPVLAEPLEKLERKSITSLGAAVKVPSLCNVRRVTDSLAKQGILEYGSKTMLGLGKERVHVLNEQIERQIRHDLAAEIQGERIPGVIDCAVLSILHATGTTQQVLADELTSMSGPQARERIVEIAQDSPAADSAQRAVATMNVMITNERIIPAAAKSS is encoded by the coding sequence ATGCTGATCACGGAAAAGCTCTACTTGCTGATGGCCAATAACCACCCCAAGCCCGAAGCGGTCATGTCGCAGGCGCGGTACGGAATGAATGCCGCGGTGCTGTCGGACTTGATGATCGCGGGCAGGATCGCCTTCAGCGAGGATCCGGATTCGCGGATCAAGTTCATTGGCGCCGGCCCCTGCCCCGATCCGGTGCTGGCAGAACCGCTGGAAAAGCTGGAGCGGAAGTCCATCACCTCCCTTGGTGCCGCGGTGAAGGTCCCCTCCCTGTGCAATGTGCGGCGGGTGACGGATTCGCTGGCCAAGCAGGGCATCCTCGAATACGGTTCCAAGACAATGCTCGGCCTGGGCAAGGAACGCGTTCACGTGCTCAATGAGCAGATCGAACGGCAGATTCGCCACGATCTTGCCGCTGAAATCCAGGGCGAGAGGATCCCTGGCGTCATCGATTGCGCGGTGCTTTCGATCCTGCACGCTACCGGAACCACGCAACAGGTTCTGGCCGATGAGCTTACTTCGATGAGCGGACCCCAGGCACGCGAACGCATTGTCGAAATCGCCCAGGACTCCCCGGCAGCCGATTCTGCGCAACGCGCCGTGGCAACGATGAACGTCATGATCACCAATGAGCGCATCATTCCGGCTGCGGCGAAATCCAGCTGA
- a CDS encoding sulfite exporter TauE/SafE family protein, protein MQLAAVISLAAAVFVGASTQRISGMGFALVASPFLVLILGPHAGITLVNLLGACSSLMIFVQVFRQVEYGKVALLLLPAMLMTLPGAWVAARVEGPWLSIGIAVMVILALVSSFLVRNLPAAQGKPMAIGAGAISGFMSVTAGVSGPAIAGYAVASRWPQAKFAISVQLYFLVLSSTSLLAKGGLPHLQWSQWAACFGAMLIGILLGNYLAPKIPAKYSRAFVVLIAFAGAISLMAEGVVALAGH, encoded by the coding sequence GTGCAACTGGCGGCGGTGATCTCGCTGGCGGCAGCGGTGTTCGTTGGAGCGTCCACCCAACGCATCTCTGGAATGGGCTTCGCCCTGGTGGCCTCGCCATTCCTCGTGCTCATTCTCGGACCGCACGCGGGAATCACGCTGGTCAATCTGCTCGGAGCCTGCAGCAGCCTGATGATTTTCGTGCAGGTCTTCCGCCAGGTCGAGTACGGGAAAGTCGCGCTGCTGCTGCTTCCGGCGATGCTCATGACCCTCCCCGGCGCTTGGGTTGCAGCGCGAGTGGAAGGGCCATGGCTGTCCATCGGCATCGCGGTCATGGTGATTCTCGCCCTGGTTTCCAGCTTCCTGGTGCGCAACCTGCCTGCGGCCCAGGGCAAGCCGATGGCCATTGGCGCGGGCGCGATTTCCGGTTTCATGTCGGTGACCGCCGGGGTTTCCGGGCCGGCCATCGCAGGATACGCTGTGGCCAGCCGGTGGCCGCAAGCGAAGTTCGCGATCTCGGTCCAGTTGTATTTTCTGGTGTTGTCCAGCACCTCGCTGCTGGCCAAGGGCGGATTGCCGCACCTGCAGTGGAGCCAGTGGGCCGCCTGCTTTGGGGCGATGCTTATCGGGATCCTGTTGGGGAACTATCTGGCCCCGAAGATCCCGGCCAAGTACAGCCGGGCCTTCGTGGTGCTCATCGCCTTTGCCGGAGCCATCAGCCTCATGGCCGAAGGCGTCGTGGCGCTCGCCGGCCACTAG
- a CDS encoding FAD-dependent oxidoreductase codes for MSNDVEFLIIGGGAMGSATALSLAQLGHEVLLLERFEPGHLNGASHGTTRNFNPAYARPEYLRLLQRANILWDELSTQAGTELLHRTGLVNHGIVAEQRHMHQVLASAGFSSELLGIEEAEERFSGMRFETEVLHIPAGGQINADATVAALQRLAAEAGASIRHSQQVTGFEVLSEDQVAVAVRTTQGEQRVLARHVVLTAGAWTRQLGGSLPLPAIHVTEEHPVHFALRAEPGNFPGFNHSLHSGRDIGSPVFGPVYGMHTPGAGIKVGWHGSGRIIDPEQRPHLVIEDQLVALQQYAQRWLPGVNPQDFAAISCTYANTEDEDFILDRLGPVTVGAGFSGHGFKFVPAIGEHLAQLASGRTAPIPAFSAARTIGAPVFLERRAQAGLA; via the coding sequence GTGAGCAACGACGTAGAATTCTTAATCATTGGCGGCGGGGCCATGGGCAGTGCCACCGCCCTCTCGCTGGCACAGCTCGGCCACGAAGTGCTGCTGCTGGAACGCTTCGAACCCGGGCACCTCAACGGCGCGTCGCATGGAACCACACGGAACTTCAACCCTGCCTACGCCAGGCCCGAGTACCTGCGCTTGCTGCAGCGGGCCAACATCTTGTGGGACGAACTCTCCACGCAGGCCGGCACCGAGCTGCTGCACCGCACCGGCCTGGTGAACCACGGCATCGTTGCCGAACAGCGCCACATGCACCAGGTGCTGGCCTCGGCCGGCTTCAGCAGCGAGCTGCTGGGCATCGAGGAGGCCGAGGAACGCTTTAGCGGCATGAGGTTCGAAACCGAGGTGCTGCACATTCCAGCTGGCGGGCAGATCAATGCCGATGCGACGGTGGCGGCCCTGCAACGGCTGGCCGCCGAAGCCGGGGCCAGCATCAGGCATTCGCAGCAGGTCACCGGCTTCGAAGTTCTCAGCGAGGACCAGGTGGCAGTGGCGGTGCGCACCACGCAGGGCGAGCAGCGGGTGCTCGCCCGGCACGTCGTGCTCACCGCAGGAGCCTGGACCCGGCAGCTGGGAGGATCCTTGCCGCTGCCTGCCATCCATGTCACCGAGGAGCATCCGGTGCATTTTGCCCTGCGCGCGGAGCCGGGCAATTTCCCCGGGTTCAATCACAGCCTGCACAGCGGTCGCGACATCGGCTCCCCGGTCTTCGGCCCCGTCTATGGCATGCACACCCCGGGGGCGGGCATCAAGGTCGGCTGGCACGGTTCGGGACGCATCATCGATCCCGAGCAGCGCCCGCACCTGGTGATCGAAGACCAGCTGGTTGCCTTGCAGCAGTATGCGCAGCGGTGGCTGCCCGGCGTGAATCCGCAGGACTTCGCAGCGATCTCCTGCACCTATGCCAACACCGAGGACGAGGATTTCATCCTCGACAGGCTCGGTCCGGTCACCGTCGGTGCCGGTTTCAGCGGGCATGGCTTCAAATTCGTGCCGGCCATCGGCGAACATCTCGCACAGCTGGCCAGCGGCCGGACCGCACCCATCCCCGCCTTCAGCGCGGCGCGCACGATCGGGGCCCCGGTGTTCCTCGAGCGCAGGGCGCAGGCCGGGTTGGCCTGA